Genomic segment of Pleurocapsa minor HA4230-MV1:
CAAGCTGAATCAGAAATAGCACAAGAACAAAAAAAATTAGCAGAGAACGAGGGAGAGTCAGATACGGAAATAGCCAACTCAGATCAGTCTGAAGAAGTGGCGATTAATAGTGAAACTGCTGGCTTGTCTGAAAAAGTTGAGAAAGGCAGCTTAGAAAAAGGCGATCGCGTGATTGAGGATGATGGCAGCCTATACGACTTCTATCCAATACAGGGTAAAGCGGGGGAATCTGTGACTATTAACCTCGAAAGCGATATGTTTGATGCCTTTGTCGCGTTAGTAGACAGTAACGGGAAAACTGTTGGGGAGAATGATGATATTAGTCCAGAAGATAGTAACTCGCAACTGAGCGTAACTCTTCCAGAAGACGGGGTTTATAACGTAATTGTCAATACCTATGATGAAAACGGTACTGGTGAATATGTTTTGAAAGTAAGTCGTTAATATATTTTTTTGCCAGCAACAATATTGAAATATTGAAAACTGCTCTAATAGCGATCGCAACTTGCTACTTATTCAACTCCATTGAGTGTTCTTTCAGCACCTCTAGGGGAAGAAAGTTCAGCATGGATTCATGGGTAGCTTCAAGATTAATGGGTGGTGCAAAACCTGCATCTAATGCTTCTTTCCAGCGTAAGGCACACAAACACCAACAGTCTCCTGGTTTTAAACCTGGAAAATTATACATCGGCATCGGTGTACTGAGGTCATTCCCTTGTTCCTGGCTAAAAGTTAAAAACTTAGCGGTAACTTCAGCACAAACTATATGTACACCTCGATCTTCTGCCCCAGTATCACATTTCCCATTACGATAAAATCCTGTCATGGGAGAGGTGCAGCATATTTTTAATTCTCCACCTAAAACATTCTTGGCATTCATAGCTAAATTATTCGATCGATAGGGATTGTGAATATAAATAAATTTTAGCGAAATTAAGTCATAAAAAGATGCTCAATCACGAACGCCTCAAAATTGTCAGTTTTCACCTATAGATTCTGTATCCCCTGCTTTAGCAATAATATTTTGTAATACAGAAGAAAGATTTTCATTTAGTTTACCAGCTCGGATAAATTCGGCATAAGTATCAGCTTCAATATCTAACATTTGCTCATTTAACTGTTCTATAGTTAGCGATCGCAAATTTTCATACTTTTTCTGCATAGAAACCATTTTGTCTTTAATACTTTCTAGTTCTCCCTTAACCAATTCTTGTTGATAGCGATAATATTCAGGATCGATTTCTGAAGCTAATTCATTATTAATCAAATACTTTAAAACACGCTTCATGGCTACTTTCCTGGCTAATAACTCTGAATATTCTTGACGTAAAGGCTGATCGCCAACTAGATCGAGAGTACTTAATAGCCATTTCATACTCAATCCTTGAACCAAAAGGCTAAATAGCACTACTCCAAAAACTGTATCAATAATTTCTTGTCTACTTGCTAACACTTCAGGAACACTTAATGCAAGAGCGATCGAGACAGAACCTCTTAAGCCACCCCACCAAAGTACAGTTTGTTCTCTGAGGTTAGTTTTGGTTTGACTAAATAAATTACTAATATTGCCCAAGCCAAAGATCATTATTGCTCTGGTAAATGAGACAAAAGCGATCGCCATAACAATTAGACCGAAGTTACTTTTAAGACTACTAAAGTTTATTTGGTCACCAATCAACAAAAAAACAATAGAATTGACAAAAAATGCCAGAAAATCCCAAAATTCAGAAACTAATAGTCTAGTACGGGGATTCATACCAACCCGAGAACCAAAATTACCTAAAATAATGCCAGCGATAACAACGCCAATTACCCCTGAACCGCCTAATTCTTCAGTAATTAGATATGTTCCATAAGCCGACACCAAAGTCAAGGATTGCTCTACCAAAGGTAAATCAAATCTTTGAGTTAGATAAGAAATCGCAAATCCAATTAAGCCACCAACGCTAAAACCTATACCCACAAAGGTTATAAACCGAATTATGATGGTGGAGATATCAAATTCGCCAATACCTAGAGGAATGTTAACCAGCAGCAAAAATGCGACTACCGCTACCCCATCATTAAACAGACTTTCTCCTTCCATCAAAATTGTTAAACGTTTACTTGCTCCCAATTCCCGCAGCAAAGCTACTACAGATACAGGATCGGTGGAAGATAAACTAGCAGCAACTAAAAGAGCTGTAGCCAAAGACATATTAGTAAAATAGCTGAGGGGAAAGGCTACTCCAACTACAGAAATAACTACGCCAAAAATTGCAAATAGACTTACAGGGATTAAACTATTCTGGAGACTGCGCCAACGTGTATTCCAAGCGGCTTCAAATAGTAAAGGCGGGAGAAAAATTTCTAAAATTAGTTCAGGAGAAAGACTGACTAGCCGAATATCCACGAAGGCTAAACCAAGTCCGACGATTACTAACAATAGGGTATAGGGAATTTGCCGAAACCAACTAAAGATGCGTGAAATAGTTGCCACGCTTAAAGACACGGACAAGACGATCAAAAATTGTTCTAGATTGTCCTCGATAGATACCTCCGTTAGGCTGGGTTCTATTGCTAAAAAGATTGTTTCCATAAAGTCACTTGAGAAATACGGTTTGAGGCAGGTTGCACAGTATAGTTAATTGTGTCGTAGATTTTGATCATGCTTACTAAGATAAGGTAGATCAGAGTAACTATTTCAATTACTTTAAAATTATCTAACCGTATATATACATATACTTAGAATAATTACCTTAATGACCAACTTTACTCAGTCAGAGGCTTGTTTACTATTGAGAACTTATTTTAAAGACATAATATATACATAAATATTCAAGTAAATTCTAAAATAACCGCTTTAAATCAGCGTACTTTTTAAAATATTGATGGTAGATAATTAAGTAAATAAATTGTAGATTGTTTAATATTTAATTTCTTATTTTTATAGTTGCATAAACCTTCTTTACAAACAGTTTAAGAGTTGATGTGTAATCATTTTTTTTTCTGTCGATCTATTAAGATAATCTGAAATATAAATTGGAAATTTGCTTGGGCAAGAATCAAGAATATAGAAATTTAAGATTATTTAGGTATATTGAATGATTACTATTTTATTAGTAGACGATCAAGCTCTGCTCTGTGAAATGTTGAAAACTTGGCTTGATGTGGAAAAAGATATTAATGTTGTGGGGGTTGCTCATGATGGACAGGAAGCGATCGCTAAGGTAGAACAGCTTCAGCCTGATATGGTGCTGATGGACATTGATATGCCCCAGATGGACGGTTTACAGGCAACTAAGATTATTTCCCAGCGGTTTCCCAAAGTAAAAGTAATTTTTCTGAGTGGTCATGATGATGATATTTATCTAGGCAAATCACTGCGGGCTGGAGCTAAAGGATATCTACTCAAAAATACCACAGCCGAGGAACTGGTGAAGAAAATCCGTTCTGTTCACAAAAACATTAACTTGTTAGAGTCGGTGCAAAACGATGATTCTTTAATACCCTTACAAATTCAAGTAGAAGAATTAATTGAAACCTATCGTCTTAAATTAGAAGATCTGGTTGCTCAACAAAATGCTCACTACTCATCAAATAATTTGACACAAATCGAGCAAAAACTAGAACAACGCCTTGATGAATTAGAAGGCAAAATAGATGCTAACCAAGGGAATAAGTTTAGTCAGCTGGAACATAAAAATCAATCAAGTTGGAGATCGATACGTCAAGAATTAATCAACGTTAACAACCAATTTAATCAAGCAAATCGTAGTTTAAGCAGCCAATTTAGTCAGCAAATTGTTAGTTTGCGACAAGATCTCGATCGCAAACTATCTGAGGCTTTAGATGATTGGTCACGTCAGCGAGCAGCACTACAGGAATGGGCTGTACAGCGTGATGAGATGCGTCCTGACTTGGAAGATTATGAGTTAAAAAATCGCCAGGAATTAATATCTGTACTCAATCCAATGCGAACTTCATTATATGATGTAGATCGAAAGCTTAAGACCACTCAGGGTTGGCTGAGAGCCTGCGGAGTATTTGCTCTATTAGCCACATTGTTTTCAGGATATGTCTTACTGTCTGTGGTCAAGTCAGGGGACTCTCTAATCAATCCTAACAACATCATTCCAGGTAAAGATGTGGAATCAACCAATTAACGAACCATTATAGTCGTACAAAATTAGATTAGGACATTAATAGTAATCGGCTCATAAGTAGACGAGCGACCCCGCGTCGGCGTAAGACGCAAGGGAATGCGCGAGGTAGGAAATAGGACATAGGAAATAGGAAGTAGTATTTCAAAGATGTCCTAACGTTTTTACGTAGGGCTATAAAATCAAAGGCTAAAAGCTAATAGCTAAAAGCTAATAGCTAAAAACCCATTGATCCTAAGCGTAGTCCTTTAACTTGTCACGAATGGATATTAAGTTACTTACTTTCAACTGATTCAATTTTGGGTGCAGTTAAAGACATCATCGAGTAACTATTAGAAGCTGCTGGCATTTGTTGAGCCAAGCTGGGTACAGAAGCACGCAATCTGGCTGTCAGCTGACTGATACTGGAATCATAGATTTGGGTAACCAGTTTAGGATACAAACCGATACCAATAATCGGAATCAGTAAACAAGCGATAATAAATACTTCTCTGGGTTCAGCATCGACTAGGTTAGTGTGGTCTACTAATTCTTTGTTTTCAGGGCCATAGAGCATCTCCCGCAGCATTGAAAGGAGATAAATTGGCGTTAGGATCACGCCGATCGCTGCTAAGAAAATAATACACACTTTAAAAGTGGAGTTGTAAGCATCACTGGTAGCAAAGCCAACAAAGACCATTAGTTCGGCGACAAAGCCACTCATGCCTGGGAGGGCTAATGAAGCGAAGGAACAAGTCGTCCACATAGCAAAGATTTTTTTCATCTTTTGACCAACGCCACCCATCTCATCCAGCATTAAAGTATGGCTGCGGTCATAGGTAGCACCCACCATAAAGAAAAGACTAGCCCCAATCAGACCATGAGAAATCATTTGCAGCATTGCACCGCTAGTTCCTAAATCGGTAAAGGAAGCAATGCCAATTAGGACAAACCCCATATGAGAGATTGATGAATAGGCAATTTTACGCTTGAGGTTACGCTGGGCAAAAGAAGTTAAGGCTGCATAAACAATATTTACCACCCCCAAAATTACGAGAGCAGGGGCAAAAAACGCATGAGCATCAGGCAGCATTCCCGCATTCATCCGTAACAGAGCATAACCACCCATTTTTAGCAAAATCCCTGCAAGTAGCATATGAGCAGGGGCTGTCGCCTCTCCGTGGGCATCTGGTAGCCAGGTATGGAGGGGAAAGATCGGTAGTTTAACCCCATAGGCAATGAGAAAGCCCGCATAGAGAAATAATTGCAG
This window contains:
- a CDS encoding DUF2237 domain-containing protein, with translation MNAKNVLGGELKICCTSPMTGFYRNGKCDTGAEDRGVHIVCAEVTAKFLTFSQEQGNDLSTPMPMYNFPGLKPGDCWCLCALRWKEALDAGFAPPINLEATHESMLNFLPLEVLKEHSMELNK
- a CDS encoding sodium:proton antiporter, with the protein product METIFLAIEPSLTEVSIEDNLEQFLIVLSVSLSVATISRIFSWFRQIPYTLLLVIVGLGLAFVDIRLVSLSPELILEIFLPPLLFEAAWNTRWRSLQNSLIPVSLFAIFGVVISVVGVAFPLSYFTNMSLATALLVAASLSSTDPVSVVALLRELGASKRLTILMEGESLFNDGVAVVAFLLLVNIPLGIGEFDISTIIIRFITFVGIGFSVGGLIGFAISYLTQRFDLPLVEQSLTLVSAYGTYLITEELGGSGVIGVVIAGIILGNFGSRVGMNPRTRLLVSEFWDFLAFFVNSIVFLLIGDQINFSSLKSNFGLIVMAIAFVSFTRAIMIFGLGNISNLFSQTKTNLREQTVLWWGGLRGSVSIALALSVPEVLASRQEIIDTVFGVVLFSLLVQGLSMKWLLSTLDLVGDQPLRQEYSELLARKVAMKRVLKYLINNELASEIDPEYYRYQQELVKGELESIKDKMVSMQKKYENLRSLTIEQLNEQMLDIEADTYAEFIRAGKLNENLSSVLQNIIAKAGDTESIGEN
- a CDS encoding response regulator transcription factor, which produces MITILLVDDQALLCEMLKTWLDVEKDINVVGVAHDGQEAIAKVEQLQPDMVLMDIDMPQMDGLQATKIISQRFPKVKVIFLSGHDDDIYLGKSLRAGAKGYLLKNTTAEELVKKIRSVHKNINLLESVQNDDSLIPLQIQVEELIETYRLKLEDLVAQQNAHYSSNNLTQIEQKLEQRLDELEGKIDANQGNKFSQLEHKNQSSWRSIRQELINVNNQFNQANRSLSSQFSQQIVSLRQDLDRKLSEALDDWSRQRAALQEWAVQRDEMRPDLEDYELKNRQELISVLNPMRTSLYDVDRKLKTTQGWLRACGVFALLATLFSGYVLLSVVKSGDSLINPNNIIPGKDVESTN
- a CDS encoding NAD(P)H-quinone oxidoreductase subunit 4 — its product is MTHFPWLTTCILFPIVASLFLPIIPDKEGKTVRWYALVIGLIDFAIIVYGFYQDYDFSNPDLQLVESYAWIPQLDLNWSVGADGLSMPLILLTGFITTLAMMAAWPVTYKPKLFYFLMLAMYGGQIAVFAVQDMLLFFLVWELELVPVYLILSIWGGKKRLYAATKFILYTAGGSLFILIAGLTMAFYGDTVTFDMSAIAAKDYAFNLQLFLYAGFLIAYGVKLPIFPLHTWLPDAHGEATAPAHMLLAGILLKMGGYALLRMNAGMLPDAHAFFAPALVILGVVNIVYAALTSFAQRNLKRKIAYSSISHMGFVLIGIASFTDLGTSGAMLQMISHGLIGASLFFMVGATYDRSHTLMLDEMGGVGQKMKKIFAMWTTCSFASLALPGMSGFVAELMVFVGFATSDAYNSTFKVCIIFLAAIGVILTPIYLLSMLREMLYGPENKELVDHTNLVDAEPREVFIIACLLIPIIGIGLYPKLVTQIYDSSISQLTARLRASVPSLAQQMPAASNSYSMMSLTAPKIESVESK